CGTCGCACCTTTATTTGCCTTCAGTGTTACCAAGCCGTCTCTCGCGAGGATTTGAAGAGCTTCTCGTACGGGGGTAACGGAAACTTCCAGTTCGCTTGCGATTTCATCTAAAACAAGTGATTGCCCTGCTTTTAACTGTCGTGAAATTATCGCTTTTCGCAAAGCGGCTGCAACCCTTTCTCTGGCCGGAAGGAGTTTTATAGGTTTAAGACCTTCTATCATGTCGGTTGTTCCTGATATGCCATGCAGACGCTGCAAGTCCGTTAAAATAGAACGCGAACATGGCTTTTGCGTTATCTTTTTCCCCCGATTTGATTTCCGCAATTATTTTTTTCAAATCGTCGATTGCGCACGAACGGAGAGGATCGGTAAGTGCAAAGGAAATAAAAATTTCCAGGACGGAGTTTAACGTTTTTCTTATAAACGCATTTGCGGAAAGCCGAATGACGTTTTTATGAAAAGATAATTCATCGGAAAAGATAAAATCCCTGCAGTTTTTATATAAGATATTCAGTTCGATTTCCAAAGCGAGTTCAAAGATTTCTTCAAAATACGATGCGTCGATTGCCGCAATGCGTACATGCTGATTTGGGAGTTTTTCTATGAGCCCGGTATATTCCAATATCAAAAGAGCTTCCCGTACAGGAATTCTGGAAACGCCGAGACTTTGCGCGAGTTCGTTTTGGGTGATCTCCGTTCCGCTTTGGATTTTATTCTTTAAAATCAACGATGCAAGCTGCGTCAGAATGCCATCGTTTTTTTTTGCTGTTCCCGCTATGTTCACGACAAACCGATTGTATCGCAACGGCGTGCACAAGTCAACGTTCGCTCGAGCGTCGCATCCGTAAAGACTTGATTTCAAACTCGACGGGCTGTCGAAAAGTAAGCGACGTTTTAAAAATCCCGCTGTTGTCGCGGCGGCAAAAAATCTGTATAATTATAACGCTTTTTACCGCGCATCCGTTCTTCCTTTTTCGTGTCAGGGAGTTTTCCGTAAGGGTTTGACGGAGTAAATGCGTGCGTATTTTTATAGCGGGTTATGTATGGCGAAAGAACAAATTCAAAACGCATTTTTAAAAAAACTTTCGGTACTTGCCCAACGCAACGATCCGATTCCTCCCGCTTTATACACGAAGTACGACGTAAAGCGCGGGCTGCGTTATGCAAACGGGACGGGCGTGCTCGTCGGGCTTACGCGCATCGGAGATGTCGTCGGTTACGATATGGTAAACGGCGAAAAGGTGCCGATTCCCGGCAAGCTCTTTTACCGAGGTTACGATGTCGCTTCCCTTGTAAAAGATGCCGAACGTACAAAGCAGTTCGGCTACGAAGAGTGTGTCTACCTTTTGCTTTTCGGAGCGCTTCCGACGCAAAAGCAGCTCGATGAATTTACGCAGTTTTTGGGACTCCGCCGTACGCTTCCGCAGAACTTTACGGAAGATATGATTATGAAAGCGCCGTCGAGCGATATCATGAACAAGATGGCGCGCGGCGTACTCGCAAGCTATTCGTACGATCCCGATCCTGAAGGACGGGAGATCGCAAACGTGCTCCGTCAGTGCATCGAACTCATATCGCGCTTTTCGACGCTCGCCGCCTACGCATATCAGGCGAAGCGGCGTTTTTACGACGACAAAAGCATGTATATTCACAATCCGCTGCCCGAACTTTCGACTGCGGAAAACTTTTTGCGTCTCATCCGCCCTGATAAAACCTATTCCCGCCTTGAAGCGGAAATCCTCGACCTCGCCCTCATTTTGCATGCCGAACACGGAGGCGGAAACAATTCGAGTTTGACGGTGCACGTCGTTTCATCTGCGGACACCGACACGTATTCGGCGATCGCCGCGGCTATAGGTTCTCTCAAAGGAAGACGGCACGGAGGGGCGAATATCCGCGTCATGGAAATGATGGACGACATCAAATCTCACGTAAAGGATTGGACGAGCGAAAAGCAGGTTCGCGATTATTTAATAAAAATCGCAAAACGCGAAGCGTTCGACGGCACGGGTTTGATTTACGGTATGGGGCACGCGGTGTACACGATCGACGATCCGAGAGCGGTGCTCCTTCGCGAGCGGGCGGCAAAACTCGCAAAAGAAAAAAAATGCGAAGCGGAATTCCGCCTCTACAACCTCATCGCAAAGGTTTCACCGGACGTTCTTGCCGAAGTGCACGGTGCCGACAAAAGAATCTGTCCGAACGTCGATTTTTATTCGGGCTTTGTGTATTCCATGCTTAATATTCCACGCGAACTCTACACACCCATCTTTGCGATTTCGCGTATTGCCGGCTGGAGCGCTCACCGTATCGAAGAGATCGTCGCAGGCGGCAGAATTTATCGGCCGGCGTATAAAAACGTGTGCGATGTGCGGGACTACATTCCGATCGAAAAGCGCGTAAAGTAAGCGCTTATGATCCGCCTCGACAAACTGCTGTCGCACGGAGGTTTGGGCTCCCGCTCTTCCGTAAAAAAACTTCTCCGTTCGGGCGCCGTAACGGTAAACGGGAAAAGCGTATTCGACTCATCGATGCGTGTCGATGAAGAGTGCGATATCGTCGCCGCGGACGGTAAAAAAATCGAAATCCGAAAAGAAGTCTATCTCATGATGTACAAGCCTTCGGGGTATGTGTGCGCAAAGCGCGACGGACTTTACCGAACGGTTTTCGATTTGCTCGGCGACGCGTACCGTACGCCTTTTTTCGAAGACAATCTGCACACGATCGGAAGGCTTGACTGCGACACCGAAGGCCTGCTCATCCTTACAACCGACGGAGAGCTTACGCACCGTATCACTTCTCCGAAAAGCGAATGCGGAAAAACGTATTTTGTGCGCCTGGCAAAAAAAGTGCGAAGCGCGGAAGGATCGGCCTACGTTTCCGAATGTGCGAAAGGCGTGCACATAGCGGCGGAAGGAAGAGAAAAAGAAGCCGATTGCAAAAGCGCTCGCCTCGTATGGCTCGGAAGCGGCGATGAAAAAGACGAATGCACGCTTACGATCTACGAAGGAAAGTTTCACGAAGTAAAGCGTATCTTTTCCGCGCTCGGAAACGAAGTCGTCTATTTGAAGCGCATCGCGATCGGCGCACTTCGGATGGACGAAAGCCTTGAGCGGGGCGGCTGTCGCGAACTTTCGGAAGACGAAATCGAACTGCTTAGCCGCATCTGAAAACTTGTGTGAGCGCTTCAGTGCGATACGCCCAATTTTTCTTTCAGAGCGGATTGTGCGACTGCCGAAACGTTTATTTTTGCTTTTGTTGCCATATCGTCGAGCCATTCGGGGAGGGTGATATTACGGCGGACGTTGCGGCTTTTTTCCATCCTGCGAAAAGCTTCCAAATCGACATCTATAAGCGACACAAACGAAGTCCCCGCTTGTGCAAATTCACTGTTTTGTACATCGATATCGTTAATTGTACTGGCAGCGGGCAGTTCCGCTTTGTCGTACAATGCATTGCCTATGTAATCTTTGGCCATACCGATGGCATCGGCGAGACCGTAGCCCTCCGTCGCTCCGTCCAAGTCGGGAATGCTCACCAGATATGTGCCTTTTTTATCGTCTGTTTGTGTAAAAATCGCCGGATATACGACAGTCATAATGTCCCCTATGAAAAGTATTCTTCCCAAAAAGCGGAATTAAAGTTCCCATTTTTTGATAATCTTTCTTGCCAAAAGTTCGTTTATTTCCGTATGCCGAGGTACTTGCTCTTCGTTGTTTCCGCGCTTATAGATGTCGTGCTTACCGCCGTGCCGATAGAAAATAAAACCTTTAGCTTCCAGTTTTTTTATCAAATCTTTCCGCTTCACAACAAAAGTATACACACTTTATGCGCATTCTGTCAAATTCTTTAATGGATTAATTCATTTTTACCAGCGGGATGTTTACCGTCGCTGTGCCGTCTATAAAAACCTTGTGTTTTTTGAAGTTGCCGGGCGGTCCCTTGCCGTCGTAGTTACTGAAGCCGAACGGTTCTTTGGGAATGCCGATCGCATTCGTGTTTAATTTTCCGTCGCCGTTGACGTCGTGGTAAACGCAAAAAGCATAGTCGCCGGCTTTGAGCCGTATATGATACACGGCTTTTTCTCCCGTCACCGCCAATTCGACGCTTCGATACGGAATGTGTTTGCGAAAACTTTCAGAGGAATCATGGATGCTTATAACAATCGTTCCCGAATTTTCCTTTATACCGGTAACGACGATTTCCGTGTCGCAGAGCGTTTTATCGTCCGCCGCTTGAGGATACAGGAAATAGAACGTAGCAAAAAACATCATGCGGAAAAATAGGGTACGTGTTTTTTTCATATTGCTCCTAATTATTGCGCTGCATAATTTTCAAAGCGGCACTGCTCGAATACGTCCGTACCGATAAGCGTAATCGCCTTTGCGGGGCAATTGTTTATGCAGCGGTAGCATATCGTGCAGTTTCCGGGATAAAACACGGCTTTATTGTTTTCGATATACAATGATTTTGAAGGACAGTGTGCCGCGCATATGCCGCAGCCGATGCAGCGTTCCGTTCTGATTTT
This Treponema socranskii subsp. buccale DNA region includes the following protein-coding sequences:
- a CDS encoding GntR family transcriptional regulator, which gives rise to MNIAGTAKKNDGILTQLASLILKNKIQSGTEITQNELAQSLGVSRIPVREALLILEYTGLIEKLPNQHVRIAAIDASYFEEIFELALEIELNILYKNCRDFIFSDELSFHKNVIRLSANAFIRKTLNSVLEIFISFALTDPLRSCAIDDLKKIIAEIKSGEKDNAKAMFAFYFNGLAASAWHIRNNRHDRRS
- a CDS encoding citrate/2-methylcitrate synthase, with translation MAKEQIQNAFLKKLSVLAQRNDPIPPALYTKYDVKRGLRYANGTGVLVGLTRIGDVVGYDMVNGEKVPIPGKLFYRGYDVASLVKDAERTKQFGYEECVYLLLFGALPTQKQLDEFTQFLGLRRTLPQNFTEDMIMKAPSSDIMNKMARGVLASYSYDPDPEGREIANVLRQCIELISRFSTLAAYAYQAKRRFYDDKSMYIHNPLPELSTAENFLRLIRPDKTYSRLEAEILDLALILHAEHGGGNNSSLTVHVVSSADTDTYSAIAAAIGSLKGRRHGGANIRVMEMMDDIKSHVKDWTSEKQVRDYLIKIAKREAFDGTGLIYGMGHAVYTIDDPRAVLLRERAAKLAKEKKCEAEFRLYNLIAKVSPDVLAEVHGADKRICPNVDFYSGFVYSMLNIPRELYTPIFAISRIAGWSAHRIEEIVAGGRIYRPAYKNVCDVRDYIPIEKRVK
- a CDS encoding pseudouridine synthase, with protein sequence MIRLDKLLSHGGLGSRSSVKKLLRSGAVTVNGKSVFDSSMRVDEECDIVAADGKKIEIRKEVYLMMYKPSGYVCAKRDGLYRTVFDLLGDAYRTPFFEDNLHTIGRLDCDTEGLLILTTDGELTHRITSPKSECGKTYFVRLAKKVRSAEGSAYVSECAKGVHIAAEGREKEADCKSARLVWLGSGDEKDECTLTIYEGKFHEVKRIFSALGNEVVYLKRIAIGALRMDESLERGGCRELSEDEIELLSRI
- a CDS encoding type II toxin-antitoxin system HicB family antitoxin, with translation MTVVYPAIFTQTDDKKGTYLVSIPDLDGATEGYGLADAIGMAKDYIGNALYDKAELPAASTINDIDVQNSEFAQAGTSFVSLIDVDLEAFRRMEKSRNVRRNITLPEWLDDMATKAKINVSAVAQSALKEKLGVSH
- a CDS encoding type II toxin-antitoxin system HicA family toxin, giving the protein MKRKDLIKKLEAKGFIFYRHGGKHDIYKRGNNEEQVPRHTEINELLARKIIKKWEL
- a CDS encoding DUF2141 domain-containing protein; its protein translation is MKKTRTLFFRMMFFATFYFLYPQAADDKTLCDTEIVVTGIKENSGTIVISIHDSSESFRKHIPYRSVELAVTGEKAVYHIRLKAGDYAFCVYHDVNGDGKLNTNAIGIPKEPFGFSNYDGKGPPGNFKKHKVFIDGTATVNIPLVKMN